In Mauremys reevesii isolate NIE-2019 linkage group 8, ASM1616193v1, whole genome shotgun sequence, a single genomic region encodes these proteins:
- the ANGPTL1 gene encoding angiopoietin-related protein 1, with product MKISTWTLGMLLFLLLSTGHCTEKSKLNKISPKRHPRSTDGGEEGKKCGYTFLVPEQKITGPICVNTKGLGADNRKDEITRMDIENLKEVLSKQKREIDILQLVVDVDGNIVNEVKLLRKESRNMNSRVTQLYMQLLHEIIRKRDNSLELSQLENKILNVTTEMLKMATRYRELEIKYAALTDLVNNQSVIISLLEEQCLQILSRQDTDGSPPLVQVVPQHIPNSQHYTPSLLGGNEIQRDPSYPRDRDIRPPPDPATSPTKSPFRIPPLTLINEGPFKDCQQAKEAGHSNSGIYMIKPENSNEPVQLWCENSLDPGGWAVIQKRTDGSVNFFRNWDSYKKGFGNVDGEYWLGLENIYMLTNQDNYRLLIELEDWSNKKVYAEYSSFRLEPESEFYRLRLGTYQGNAGDSMIWHNGKQFTTLDRDRDTYTGNCAHFHKGGWWYNACAHSNLNGVWYRGGHYRSKYQDGIFWAEYRGGSYSLKAVQMMIRPID from the exons ATGAAGATATCTACATGGACTTTAGGTATGCTATTATTCCTACTGCTGTCTACAGGACACTGCACAGAAAAGTCTAAACTCAATAAAATATCCCCGAAGAGGCACCCTCGTTCAACAGATGgtggagaggaaggaaaaaaatgtggTTATACGTTCTTGGTTCCTGAACAAAAAATAACAGGGCCAATCTGTGTAAACACCAAAGGACTAGGAGCAGATAATAGAAAAGATGAAATCACAAGGATGGACATAGAGAACCTGAAGGAAGTATTGTCCAAGCAGAAGCGGGAGATTGATATCTTGCAGCTAGTGGTGGATGTGGATGGAAATATTGTGAATGAGGTAAAACTGCTGAGAAAAGAAAGTCGTAACATGAACTCCCGAGTCACTCAGCTCTACATGCAGCTTTTGCATGAGATAATCCGAAAGCGTGATAATTCACTTGAGCTTTCCCAACTGGAAAACAAAATCCTCAATGTTACAACAGAAATGTTGAAGATGGCAACACGATACAGGGAGCTTGAAATAAAATATGCAGCACTAACTGATCTTGTAAATAATCAGTCTGTGATTATCTCTTTATTGGAAGAGCAGTGCTTGCAGATACTGTCACGACAGGACACCGACGGATCTCCTCCTCTTGTTCAGGTGGTGCCACAGCACATTCCTAACAGCCAGCACTATACTCCCAGCCTTTTGGGAGGTAATGAGATACAGAGGGACCCAAGTTATCCTAGAGACAGAGACATAAGGCCACCACCTGATCCAGCTACTTCCCCTACAAAAAGTCCTTTCAGGATACCACCGCTAACTTTAATCAATGAAG GTCCTTTCAAAGACTGTCAACAAGCCAAAGAAGCTGGGCATTCCAACAGTGGGATTTATATGATCAAACCTGAAAACAGCAATGAACCAGTACAGTTATGGTGTGAGAACAGTCTGGACCCTGGAGGCTGGGCAGTTATTCAGAAAAGGACAGATGGATCTGTCAATTTCTTCAGGAATTGGGACAGTTACAAG AAAGGATTTGGAAATGTTGATGGAGAGTACTGGCTGGGACTAGAAAATATTTACATGCTTACCAATCAGGACAATTATAGGCTACTGATTGAACTAGAAGATTGGAGTAATAAGAAAGTCTATGCAGAATACAGCAGTTTTCGCCTGGAGCCTGAAAGTGAATTCTATAGGCTGCGTCTGGGAACTTACCAGGGAAATGCAGGGGATTCCATGATATGGCACAATGGAAAACAATTTACAACACTGGACAGAGATAGAGATACATACACAG GAAATTGTGCCCATTTTCACAAAGGAGGCTGGTGGTACAATGCTTGCGCACATTCTAACCTTAACGGAGTGTGGTACAGAGGAGGCCATTACAGAAGCAAATATCAGGATGGGATTTTTTGGGCTGAGTACAGAGGAGGTTCATATTCCCTGAAAGCAGTTCAGATGATGATCAGACCCATTgactga